The DNA window TGATGCTTGAGACGTTGTCGTTTTACATATAATTGTTGAAGACTTGAAAATGTGGGGGAAGTTTCAAATCAGAACAGCCTAGCTGACCGAAAAGTGAGagatttgaacaaaaatatataggtatgtaaaatgagtttggaaaaaaataagatCGGTTTTAAAAATGAGCCAAGTATCAGATAAGATATTTTTGGTCTGAGCTCGGCTCGAATtcactaaattacaaaaataaattagctattttttttgttattttaatgatattttcttgtttttttcccttaatttgctactatttcactattatgttgttactattgttattatttggatattgtatagtacttgttttattgttaattttgttattattttagagatattttcttgctaagttgcatttatcttagtattatttaggtgaaaatatttattttaattttatttagtattatttaggtgaaattatttattttaatatttttgatgtattatatatatttaaaagttatgtaaaaaataatataatataaaaaattttaaaataggtgGACCAGGTCGGGtccatgttttaatatttttatctaggTCAGGCTTGAACAAATTTTTAGACCCATTTTTCAAGTCGAATCAAATCCGGGCCTAGCAAACGGGCCTGCACAAGAATTTTTGTCTGTTTTTCTCCTTTTGCTAGAGTGTtcataaatgatattttatgtctgtttttgttttgttatctcttttatttttttttcaatgaatTTTTGTCACCCTAACATTCATATTTAAGAATTTGCCACATTTATATTACCTATTCTATGAGAAATTATTTGTTAATTCTATGTGAAACAACATAGAAGTTCTTTGTATCACCTACTCTCATTCATATAAGACGCGTACATGATGTTCTGTATAATGCTTTGGTGGTCATGTTAGTGGAATTGAGGTGATGTTTGTTTTTAAGTTGCGATGGGGTTAATGATTGGGACGTCGCTGCTTTTGAGTCTTAGAGATTGCTCAAAAGTATATTAAATAGGGTTGCCTTTTGATGACTCTGGCCAATTGACAGTCGACTGTTTGGTGGATTAGGAAGTAAGATTACTGATGTGATGGAAGAGTTGTACTGATTCATTCCTATTGGCTATATTCGGATTTTCTCACAGTGGAACTCTTAAAAAAACAGCAAGTTTGCCATTCTCAAGGTGAAAAGTTACCCAACTATGAATTAATGCTTTTCCTTTTACTAATTTTACTTTTGCCAGAAGGTACCTGTGTAATTAGAATTAGCAGATAAATTTTGATCACCGAGATATCTTCTTGCTTGATGATCAGTCCAAACAGGGGTGTTGTGGAATGTGGATGTAGTGGAGAGTGAAAAGACCAATTGGTACTATTTTCCTTTTGTCATAGATGGCACAAATTTTTTGTGTCTAAATTTGAACTTCCTGATACTAAATTTCACTGTTCTTAACGGTGTATGAAGAGGCTAGCATCCATTGGGAAATAATATTTGGGGGTTTAAACCTTTCATAGGTAAGTTAATATTATCTTTTGAATTCCTGTTGCGTAAATTCAGCAACAGGAACAGGCAAGCTTGTTACCAGAGGCCACACTCTTGAACTAACTGTGAGCATTTGGATGGAAAGGGAATGTGCTGCGGTAACTTCATTGTTCTCTTTTGGAAACGTCCAACTCCGGTCCAATGGGTTTTCTTGGATTGTTGAAGTTTTCATAATTAGAAGTTACCTCTAATTTATGCTCACATCAGTATGGCTATTCTCTTGTAGCTATTCAGATATTACACAAGAAACATTGGTTAGGTCACACACAAAAGATAGGGGTGGACCAGTGGTACTTAGAGCAATGGTCGTAATGAAGTGCATATAGAATttctattttaataaatgaaataggCAAAAGGAGGCATGCACTACATAGAAATAAATCCAGGATATACAGTTCTGAACAACAATTATGTATGCAGTGCACTATTAGTTATGTCTGACCTGTCCAACTCTTCTGTAAAAAGCTTGATCAGGTTATGCTCATCTTTAAATTCTGCTTTGCATATAAATGTTTTTGTTCTGATATCTCCTCAAACTTTTAAAGCAACTACTTGTAATTTCTTTCGAAGTATCTGCTTTAGAAATTTGAGAACCCTCTCTCCACTTAGTAGGTTACTTTTTTGTATTCTCAAATTTTGATCATGTATGCGTCTTTTATTGAGATATCTCATGTTCTCTATTGGTAAACTAACTCAATATTACCTGTTTCTTAAATTACATTAACACGCTCCAAAGCAATTCATTGATTAGGAATGACACTGAATTATTTTAGCTCCCTCGTAGACATTCTCAATACCTCCCAGAATGGTTCATGATGATGTTTTGGAGCTGCAGAAGAGTTATGATGCTGCCTAAGACCAAGAAGAAacgtaaagaaaagaaagaaaatatctatatgaaataattaataattgGAGTGATAAAAATTAGCGGTCTTAGTAAAATGAAAGTTTGTGATACTGACCATCAAGAATAATATTGCATCAGATGCTGACAAGTCCTTTGTCCCTGGTAAAAGAGGAAAAAGTGCCCAGAAAAGCAGCATTCAAACTTTTGGTGATATTTTATTCTTActttggttaattaaagaattGAACCGATCCTGACTGTCTATATGagacttactaatataaataagatttgtaaaaaaattaaaataggtaGTTAAAATTCATTTTCAAGGACAAAACTCAGTGTTTGAGACTTAAAAGACTTGCACCGTCCTGTCTGATGGTGAGACAAggtattttcaaaaaattcatttattgaAGCTTCTATGATTCAAATCTAGACGTTTTCTCAAAATATGGGTCTTTGAAGTGAGTGGTGACCTCAGACAACCAGAATACTGGTTTTGTAATTGCCTTACAACTTAGTCAAAGAAGAACCTCTCTATCAATTTGGATTTGTGCTTCATGATATTTCTTCCACTGAGTTCCACATGAGATGAGATGACCCTTATTATGCTTGTAGAGAATTCGATTAACACCGAGAAACGAAAGAGTTAAAGGCCATTTAAATTGGAAACCAACAGTGTCTGTCTCACCATATTACAGAAAAGTTAAATGAATCACCTTGATCAATGAGCTAAGGTTTATGGAGGGACATTTTTCATTCTCACATAtttctcaaaaaagaaaaaaagaaaaaaacctacCTTTCCTCCAAAGCTGGCTGTACATCTTATTTGGcatattcttttatatttctttctgTCCAAAGTCTTGCTCAATAATGTTGGTTGCAGTAACAGTGATCATTCATGCATGCATCCTCCATGACTGCATTTTGTCTTTGAGTAGATTTGATAGGACTTCAGAATGAAGTGGAACCATTTAAAACCTTGTCTGTTTAAAGAAATGATATGATTTCCTTtggtaaattatttatatctctgGCAAATGTTACTTCCTTTTGAACAAGAAGAAATGTGCACTATTTATTTTGGTTCTCCAATtattataattcatataaattgtAATACCActatttttttccttaattactTATAAGTATTTAGTTTAAGGTTCCTTTCaacatctttatttttatttcgtgCACTTTCTTGAAGTAAAGGTGGTGGACCATAAAATAAACTATATGCTTGTATTCAAAGCACTAAATATCCAAACTATCTTAGGATTGTGAAAAGAAATCGTTTCAGAATCAGAAGAAAAGATGGTGATGCACTCTATGAGTTACTATGATGAGTCTGCTGAAATTAAAATTGCACAGACTCAATTTCCAGTGGATATTGTAGGAGATCATGCTTTTAGTGATGCTATGCCTTATGCTCCAATTAGATAGTCATTGGAAAACAATGCATAGTAGACTTACTTTCTTCTGCACTATCACAAGCTTCCTAgatatggaaaaataaaaattttattgcaGCCGCACTGTATGTTTCAAATTTGTCATGTGGGAGAGACATTGAATCTGTTGGCACTTCTTCAGCATACGTGTCTCTCACCATTCTATAAAACAGATGATGCAGACACAATATTACTGAATGGCATATGTTCTAAAGGTATTGATTAATGCATACAGGCTCGCTTGTATAAGGATCCTAATAGTGGCAAATCCCCTTCAGCAtctcaaatttgattgaatgGTACAGATTGTTTCTTATTTTCTTTAGGAGCTTTTGTTCAAATTCTATCATTGAGGACAAGGATGGAATTTCTTACATTTCATTTCCATGTCATTTATATGGTACTGATGAATAACTTTTTGTTAATGGGAGTTGTGATTGACCCTTTTATACCTGCAACTTGACTTGTTCTGAATTACCTTCCGTTGCAGCTTGTTAACCATTAGACGTGGCTATTGAGAGGGAGAATGGTTTCCAGTTTTGTTGCTATACATGTCACTTAtggggaaaataaataaaaggagaaAGAGAACAGATACTAAACGGAAGGAGTTTGATTTTCTTGGCCTTTTGCATCCCTTTATGgggaaaagaaatatgaaaaagttCCATCTTATGGACAATAACTGATGTTAGAACTAGAACCAGATACCAACAACCTTGCCACTGACCAGAATATACGATCCATGTATGATTATGAAATATGTCACATGTTGCAGTCAAATTGAAGAATCAGTATGATATACTGTTGTGCAGTGCACATGAAAATATCATGACCatttagtacaacttttcaaGGTATGCaaactcatagtttcatattTGATGAAAGGCTGTTTTACTCGTCTTAGTTCCTTACACTTATCCTTCAACATTTTTGCTCAAATGGCTGCTACAGAAACTAGAATCTTCTGTCTTAAATCATTACATTAAATGATGGACTATTAGTTGAAttattgtataattcatgaaagaCCATTTCCACTATATTGTTGGATGAGGTCATTGTTTTCTAATCAAGAAAAACAAGTGAGGGTCCACATTACAGTACAGATCATATCAGCGGAATATTGATTTATCTGAACAGAAAAAACCAAACCAGCACCATATGCTTCTAATGATCGGCTTGTAAATGTGGGGAAAATACGTCTATTATTCAGCAGGCACATGACAAACCAAacttgttatatatagaacctcTAGTTTGTCAGTTGTGATCAAAGAAGTATTGCTTTTGTTATTTCTTTTGTGAACTCTCTACTTGTTCCTTTAAATCATAACATGGATGGGAAGAAACTGGAATACAAGGGTGAAGATGCCTTGAAGGAGATTGAAAAGTTAACGACAACAGCTGGTGATGTTCAGTATGGCATCTTGAAAGAAATATTAAAGCGAAATGCAGAAACTGAGTATTTGAATAAGTATATGAATGGATCTATAGATGTTTCTCAGTTTAAAAGTTGTGTCCCGGTTATTACCTACAAGAATATCTATCCTTATATCCAGAGAATTGCTAATGGTGAAGACTCTTCCCTCATCACTGGTCAACCCATAACTGAAATTCTGTGCAGGTTTCCTCTCTCTTACTGTCTCAACTCTTTATACCATTATGgcttgttctttgtttttatttttggacATATTTTATGTTCTATGTTGTAAGTTAATTGAAACATGTTTCTCAATTTGCAGCTCGGGGACATCTGCTGGAGAGCCTAAATTAACGCCATCAATAGCAGAAGATCTTGACCGTCGGACCTTTCTTTATAATCTCATCATGCCAATTATGAACCAGTTATCTTACAATATCCTTCTTCCTTTATTCTTTTCTCTATATTGTTTTCCGTTGATTCCATCATGCCAATTATAACTGTGTGTTTATGCATTTGTGCATGCATGTTTGGTCGTTTCTAGGACTTGGTAGCAGCTTAATACTATcttggtatttttttttaatcCTTTATTCTTTCTTGAAGTGGTTTCTATCACTTTGCTCTTGAGAAGATGTTATtccatatttttgtttaaaaatttttattgcaTCTCTGCCATCCACCACAAGTTTTTGGATTCTCCATTCTGAGCAATGTTTAAGGACGAATATGATTTGATGCATAGAAAAAGCCATAACGTATAGTGTTTGAAGGGTAAACTGTACGCACTACTATCCTTTAACAAGACTGAAAGAAGAATTTTCTACGACCTCAGTACTTGTGGGAACAATCCCTACTTGAGTTGAGCCACCAAAACTTttagtttaaaatgaatattGGTGAACCATGCGGGGGTTAGTGCACGAGAAACCCCTCCAAAGACCGAAAGCATTGTTAGTATAACATCTGACTCGTGGTGGGCCAGAATAGTATGAGAATATTTTGTTTTAGTCCCTGATCTCATAGCCTCTTTCTCTATTTtgacagaaaaaaaaaagtgttgggTTTAGTACTTGCATGTGAAATTCAATTTACTGTCTCCTTTGTTGATTTAGAGAGAAAGAGAGCGTGTGCGTGTGTAAAAGAACTTTTTATCCACTCACAAGTTGCTCAGTCTTTAGAATTTAGATGATGTTATTAGTGCAAGTTGGCGTGTAATGCATGAAAAAGAACTTTGCTCTCATCCGCATTCAGACTTTTTGCATAGTAGCATTGAGGTTAATGAAAGCACTATTATAGTGTCTCAAGTATAATGATCGTAAAAGATATTCAGAACTGAATAATGAATTTCTCAGTAAGCACACACTAAGTCTTCTCCAATTAAATGTAGATGTTTTGGTTACAATGATGCCTGTATTGACATTTTGATTTTCAGGTACATTCCCGGTCTTGATGACGGCAAGGCCATGTATCTATACTTTGTCAAGGCTGAATTATCTACACCTTGTGGTCTGCCATTTCGCACTGTGCTCACCAGCTACTACAAGAGTAAGCACTTCAAGTGCCGAACACGAGACCCCTTTAATGACTTTACAAGCCCAGATCAGGCTATCTTGTGCAATGATAGCAACCAAAGCATGTACTGCCAGTTGCTTGCTGGTCTAGTACATCGTCACCAGGTTATGAGATTAGGGGCTGTATTTGCATCGGCTCTCCTCCGAGCCACATCTTTTCTTGAGCGTAAGTGGGCTCAACTATGCAATGATATCCGCACCGGCCATCTTGACCTGTCGATAATAGACCCTGCATGCCGGTCAGCAATGATGTCTATACTATCATCACCTAACCCCGATCTGGCTGATGAGATTGAGAGCATCTGTAGCCGTCCATCTTGGAAAGGAATCCTGTGTCACCTATGGCCCAGGGCCAAATACATCGAGGCTGTAGTTACTGGCTCCATGGCACAGTATATACCACCTCTCGAGTATTACAGTGCAGGAAAGTTGCCTTTGGTTTGTACTATGTATGCTTCATCCGAGTGTTACTTTGGTGTCAACTTGAAACCAATATGTGACCCTGCAGAAGTAGCATTTACACTCTTGCCTAACATGGGTTACTTTGAATTTTTACCTTTGGGAGAAAATGGAGCACTTGCCATGGACATAGATGAAGACGAGGCAGTGCCAAATGACAGGCTTGTTGATTTGGTGAATGTTAAAGTTGGCAGCTATTATGAATTGGTGGTTACTACTTTCTCTGGTAAGAGCAGTACCTTGTTAAGACAATTAAATAGCCCAAAAATGGTATTTCATTAATTCTATGT is part of the Gossypium hirsutum isolate 1008001.06 chromosome D11, Gossypium_hirsutum_v2.1, whole genome shotgun sequence genome and encodes:
- the LOC107923071 gene encoding putative indole-3-acetic acid-amido synthetase GH3.9 isoform X1, which codes for MDGKKLEYKGEDALKEIEKLTTTAGDVQYGILKEILKRNAETEYLNKYMNGSIDVSQFKSCVPVITYKNIYPYIQRIANGEDSSLITGQPITEILCSSGTSAGEPKLTPSIAEDLDRRTFLYNLIMPIMNQYIPGLDDGKAMYLYFVKAELSTPCGLPFRTVLTSYYKSKHFKCRTRDPFNDFTSPDQAILCNDSNQSMYCQLLAGLVHRHQVMRLGAVFASALLRATSFLERKWAQLCNDIRTGHLDLSIIDPACRSAMMSILSSPNPDLADEIESICSRPSWKGILCHLWPRAKYIEAVVTGSMAQYIPPLEYYSAGKLPLVCTMYASSECYFGVNLKPICDPAEVAFTLLPNMGYFEFLPLGENGALAMDIDEDEAVPNDRLVDLVNVKVGSYYELVVTTFSGLHRYRIGDVLQVTGFHNQAPQFRFICRRNVVLSVDNDKTNEEDLHRSITTAKKLLEPYNALLVEYTSYADTSSVPGHYVLFWEIQMVDSATSIDAKLLQECCVTVEEELDYVYRQCRSQEKTIGPLEIRVVEPGTFEALMDLFISQGGSINQYKTPRCIKSSTALKLLNSHALASFSSPRDPKWVALNG
- the LOC107923071 gene encoding putative indole-3-acetic acid-amido synthetase GH3.9 isoform X2 yields the protein MYLYFVKAELSTPCGLPFRTVLTSYYKSKHFKCRTRDPFNDFTSPDQAILCNDSNQSMYCQLLAGLVHRHQVMRLGAVFASALLRATSFLERKWAQLCNDIRTGHLDLSIIDPACRSAMMSILSSPNPDLADEIESICSRPSWKGILCHLWPRAKYIEAVVTGSMAQYIPPLEYYSAGKLPLVCTMYASSECYFGVNLKPICDPAEVAFTLLPNMGYFEFLPLGENGALAMDIDEDEAVPNDRLVDLVNVKVGSYYELVVTTFSGLHRYRIGDVLQVTGFHNQAPQFRFICRRNVVLSVDNDKTNEEDLHRSITTAKKLLEPYNALLVEYTSYADTSSVPGHYVLFWEIQMVDSATSIDAKLLQECCVTVEEELDYVYRQCRSQEKTIGPLEIRVVEPGTFEALMDLFISQGGSINQYKTPRCIKSSTALKLLNSHALASFSSPRDPKWVALNG